The Dehalogenimonas sp. 4OHTPN genome window below encodes:
- a CDS encoding hemerythrin domain-containing protein yields the protein MKPIGPLMREHRLIERMIRVMERRIALTEPDPAFLTTAVDFMKTFVDQIHHGKEEDILFRDLKAKTLSAAHRRMLDELVEEHVAGRNLVKRLDQARTELIPGDVACREKLAGIIAEIAVFYKNHIDKEDNRFFYPCLDYFSPAEQEKMLRDYAEYEGRVLQERYLKIVESLEAGTR from the coding sequence TTGAAACCAATTGGACCGCTGATGAGAGAACACCGACTGATCGAACGCATGATCCGAGTGATGGAACGTAGAATTGCCTTAACCGAGCCTGATCCTGCCTTCCTGACAACCGCAGTCGATTTCATGAAGACGTTTGTGGATCAAATCCATCACGGTAAGGAGGAGGATATCCTGTTCCGGGATTTAAAAGCCAAAACGCTTTCCGCTGCACACCGGCGTATGCTCGATGAACTCGTCGAAGAGCATGTGGCCGGCCGAAATCTGGTTAAGCGATTGGACCAAGCCCGGACTGAATTGATTCCCGGCGATGTCGCTTGCCGGGAAAAACTTGCCGGCATCATCGCCGAGATAGCCGTTTTCTATAAAAACCACATCGATAAAGAGGACAACCGCTTTTTCTATCCCTGTCTGGACTACTTTTCTCCGGCGGAACAAGAAAAGATGCTGCGAGACTATGCCGAATATGAAGGCCGAGTCCTCCAAGAACGCTACCTCAAAATTGTCGAGAGCCTGGAAGCCGGAACCCGTTAA
- a CDS encoding YihY/virulence factor BrkB family protein — MGESQTGIKKKIAALRAWAEQYPFYCFLKHLAADWSADDATDRAAAVAYHAFFSLFPLMLGGIALLGFFLPDAEVRQAVSDALIRTLPGSADFIEDILDTVIELRGIGGIAGTAALLWSASNMFAAVRRAVNRAWGISRDRRFIPGKAHDLALVLTTGILFLLSMAASAAVSWPNADGQPAISNMAALGSRLLGFLLVLSVFLIVNKFIPNTPTRWRGIWPGALVSAALFQAGAWGFIYYLTNFADYTTVYGPLGSVIVLLLWIYISSIILILGAEINSELHRQSATGNTSRKTQGG; from the coding sequence GTGGGAGAATCACAAACCGGGATCAAGAAAAAGATTGCAGCGCTCCGGGCCTGGGCGGAACAATATCCCTTTTACTGCTTTCTGAAACACCTGGCCGCGGACTGGTCCGCCGATGACGCCACGGATCGAGCCGCCGCCGTAGCCTACCATGCCTTCTTTTCTCTATTCCCGCTAATGCTTGGCGGCATTGCTTTACTCGGATTCTTTTTGCCCGACGCCGAAGTCCGTCAAGCGGTATCAGACGCCCTGATCAGGACGCTGCCCGGATCCGCCGATTTCATAGAAGATATTCTGGATACCGTCATTGAGTTGCGGGGAATCGGCGGTATTGCCGGCACCGCCGCTCTGCTGTGGAGCGCGAGCAACATGTTCGCCGCCGTCCGCCGTGCCGTCAACCGGGCCTGGGGCATCAGCCGGGACCGCCGCTTTATACCCGGCAAGGCGCATGACCTGGCCCTGGTTCTAACCACCGGCATCCTGTTTCTCCTGTCCATGGCAGCGTCGGCCGCTGTCAGTTGGCCGAATGCCGATGGCCAGCCGGCCATTAGTAATATGGCAGCCCTGGGCAGCCGTCTGTTAGGCTTCCTGCTCGTTCTTTCAGTATTCCTGATCGTCAACAAGTTCATACCCAATACACCAACCAGGTGGCGGGGGATATGGCCGGGGGCTCTGGTTTCGGCGGCGTTATTTCAAGCGGGCGCCTGGGGATTCATCTACTATCTGACCAATTTCGCGGATTACACCACGGTGTACGGGCCTCTGGGTTCGGTCATCGTTTTATTGCTCTGGATCTATATTTCTTCGATAATCCTAATCTTAGGCGCCGAGATCAATTCGGAATTGCACCGACAGAGCGCCACCGGAAACACTTCAAGAAAAACCCAAGGAGGCTGA
- the proC gene encoding pyrroline-5-carboxylate reductase translates to MKIAFIGGGNMGRAMISAIIGKELALPDEMIVADVREESRRALILELGVRATASNVEAVRNADVIILAVKPQNLTEVAADLSGRLEPRQLVVSIIAGKTAKILVEGLKHQSVVRVMPNTPAMVNKGMSVWTATDAVTDSQKDTARRILSAMGEELFTLDEGDMDKATALSGSGPAYFFLFMEALIEAGVKMGFTPETARQLTLQTAVGSAEFARQSGKDLAELRKMVTSPGGTTAEALKVFETGGFKELVNTSVEAALRRARELGS, encoded by the coding sequence ATGAAAATCGCTTTTATCGGCGGCGGCAACATGGGCCGCGCGATGATCTCCGCCATCATCGGCAAGGAACTCGCTCTACCGGACGAGATGATCGTGGCTGATGTCCGCGAAGAGTCCCGGCGAGCGCTCATCCTTGAACTTGGGGTCAGGGCTACGGCCTCAAACGTCGAAGCCGTCCGCAACGCCGACGTCATCATCCTGGCTGTCAAGCCCCAAAACCTGACGGAGGTCGCCGCTGACCTATCCGGGCGTTTAGAACCACGCCAACTGGTAGTTTCGATCATCGCCGGCAAGACCGCCAAAATTCTTGTCGAAGGGTTAAAACACCAGTCGGTTGTCCGCGTCATGCCCAACACCCCGGCCATGGTCAATAAGGGGATGAGCGTTTGGACAGCGACCGACGCGGTGACCGATAGTCAAAAAGATACCGCCCGCCGAATCCTATCAGCCATGGGCGAGGAACTTTTCACCCTCGACGAGGGCGACATGGATAAAGCCACCGCCCTCTCTGGCAGCGGTCCGGCTTACTTCTTCCTATTCATGGAGGCGCTCATCGAAGCCGGCGTCAAGATGGGATTCACACCAGAAACAGCCCGCCAACTCACACTCCAAACCGCCGTCGGCTCCGCAGAATTCGCCCGGCAGTCCGGTAAAGATCTGGCCGAACTCCGGAAGATGGTCACCTCCCCCGGCGGCACTACCGCCGAGGCGCTTAAGGTCTTTGAGACCGGCGGATTTAAAGAGTTAGTGAACACGTCCGTCGAAGCCGCCTTACGCCGGGCGCGGGAACTGGGCTCATAA
- the leuS gene encoding leucine--tRNA ligase — protein MIDRYDPQAIEKKWQDRWAADKLYHVLDESPKSKWYALTMFPYTSGDLHIGHWYAMAPSDVYARYKRMQGFNVLHPMGFDAFGFPAENAAIKRGIHPHTWTEKNIENMRRQLRTMGCCYDWDREVVTSRPDYYKWTEWFFLKLYEAGLAYRAKAPVNWCPSCQAVLANEQVIGGGECWRCDTQVVRKDLVQWFFRITKYADELMQHDGLDWPERIKIMQRNWVGRSEGAEIDFKLEIPGVGEKKIRVFTTRPDTVYGVTFMVLAPEHPLVEKITSPAHKAAVEAYVDKARRLTEIDRLSTEREKDGVFTGANVINQLNGEPVPVWIADYVIWSYGTGAVMAVPAHDERDFSFAQKYKLPVRVVISPPGYEGGPIEAAYIGEGLMRNSAQFNGKPNTEAFGGIIDWMESQNFGKRAVSYKLRDWLISRQRYWGAPIPIIHCDRCGIVPVPEKDLPVLLPEDAEFKPTGESPLKYVESFVNTTCPKCGGPARRETDTMDTFMCSSWYFLRYCSPRDAAQAFDPEKTKYWMPVDIYTGGADHAVMHLFYSRFFTMALRDMGRLPFGEPFKRLFNQGVITSQHQKMSKSKGNVVNPDKYVGELGADTVRAYLMFVGPWELGGDWNDSGIGGMSRWFNRVWKLALEEYAPGDIDNAAEADLVRKTHQVIRKVNLDLDKLQFNTMLAALMEFTNYMAPVKESGKVSAEVWTRAVECLVLLLAPTAPHLAEELWQLMGNPYSVHNQSFPIWDEALTAEPEITLVVQINGKVRARFQVPASITECQATDLALSNERVKEFTASKTVKTVVYVPGKLVNIVVI, from the coding sequence ATGATTGACAGGTACGACCCACAGGCAATTGAAAAAAAATGGCAGGACCGCTGGGCCGCCGACAAACTCTACCATGTCCTGGACGAGTCGCCTAAATCCAAGTGGTACGCCCTGACCATGTTCCCCTATACGTCAGGAGACCTTCATATCGGCCACTGGTACGCCATGGCTCCGTCGGATGTCTACGCCCGGTACAAACGGATGCAAGGCTTTAACGTGTTGCACCCGATGGGTTTCGACGCCTTCGGATTTCCAGCGGAGAATGCCGCCATCAAGCGCGGCATCCACCCCCACACGTGGACAGAAAAGAACATCGAGAACATGCGCCGGCAACTCAGGACCATGGGTTGCTGTTACGACTGGGATCGCGAGGTGGTCACCTCAAGACCTGATTATTACAAGTGGACCGAATGGTTCTTTCTGAAGTTATATGAGGCTGGCCTTGCTTACCGGGCCAAGGCGCCGGTCAACTGGTGCCCGTCATGTCAGGCGGTTCTCGCCAATGAGCAGGTCATCGGAGGCGGCGAGTGCTGGCGGTGCGACACCCAGGTCGTCCGTAAGGACCTGGTTCAGTGGTTTTTCAGGATAACCAAATACGCCGATGAACTGATGCAGCATGATGGCCTGGATTGGCCGGAGCGCATCAAGATCATGCAGCGCAACTGGGTGGGACGGTCCGAAGGCGCCGAGATCGATTTCAAACTGGAAATCCCCGGCGTCGGGGAGAAGAAGATCAGGGTCTTTACCACCCGGCCAGACACTGTTTACGGCGTGACCTTCATGGTATTGGCTCCCGAACACCCCCTGGTCGAAAAAATCACCTCGCCGGCGCACAAAGCCGCCGTCGAGGCTTATGTCGACAAAGCCAGGCGCCTGACCGAAATCGACCGGCTGTCCACCGAACGGGAAAAAGACGGCGTCTTCACCGGAGCCAATGTGATTAACCAGCTGAACGGCGAGCCGGTGCCGGTCTGGATCGCGGATTATGTTATCTGGAGCTACGGCACCGGCGCTGTTATGGCTGTGCCCGCCCATGACGAACGCGATTTCTCCTTCGCCCAAAAATACAAGCTTCCGGTGCGTGTAGTTATCTCTCCGCCCGGCTACGAGGGCGGACCCATAGAAGCCGCATATATCGGCGAAGGCCTTATGCGCAACTCGGCGCAGTTCAACGGTAAACCCAATACCGAGGCTTTCGGCGGTATCATCGATTGGATGGAGTCTCAGAATTTTGGCAAACGCGCCGTCAGTTACAAACTGCGGGACTGGCTCATCTCTCGCCAGCGCTACTGGGGCGCCCCTATCCCCATCATCCACTGCGACAGGTGCGGCATCGTGCCGGTGCCGGAAAAGGACCTGCCGGTACTGCTGCCTGAGGACGCCGAGTTCAAACCCACCGGCGAGTCGCCGCTTAAATATGTCGAGAGTTTCGTCAACACCACGTGCCCGAAGTGCGGCGGTCCGGCGCGCCGGGAAACCGATACCATGGACACCTTCATGTGCTCCTCGTGGTACTTCCTGCGTTACTGCTCGCCTCGTGACGCCGCGCAAGCCTTCGACCCGGAGAAGACCAAATACTGGATGCCGGTGGACATCTACACCGGCGGCGCCGACCACGCCGTAATGCACCTCTTCTATTCCCGCTTTTTCACCATGGCTTTGCGTGACATGGGCAGACTACCGTTCGGCGAACCTTTCAAGCGCCTTTTCAACCAGGGGGTCATCACCAGCCAGCACCAGAAAATGTCCAAGAGCAAGGGCAATGTGGTGAACCCCGATAAATATGTCGGCGAATTGGGCGCCGACACCGTCCGCGCCTACCTGATGTTCGTCGGTCCATGGGAACTGGGCGGCGATTGGAACGATTCCGGCATCGGAGGTATGTCCCGATGGTTCAACCGCGTTTGGAAATTAGCTCTTGAGGAATACGCCCCCGGCGACATCGACAACGCCGCTGAAGCCGATCTCGTCCGCAAGACCCATCAGGTCATCCGCAAGGTCAATCTTGATCTGGACAAACTCCAGTTCAACACCATGCTGGCCGCCCTCATGGAATTCACCAACTACATGGCTCCGGTCAAGGAATCAGGGAAGGTCTCGGCGGAAGTCTGGACCAGGGCAGTTGAATGCCTGGTGCTGTTGCTCGCTCCTACCGCCCCGCATCTCGCTGAGGAGTTGTGGCAGCTGATGGGTAATCCTTATAGCGTCCATAACCAATCGTTCCCGATATGGGATGAAGCGTTGACAGCGGAGCCGGAGATTACGCTGGTGGTACAGATCAACGGCAAAGTGAGAGCGCGCTTCCAGGTTCCGGCCAGCATCACGGAATGCCAGGCCACCGACCTGGCGCTGTCGAACGAACGGGTCAAGGAATTTACCGCCAGCAAGACGGTCAAGACCGTTGTCTATGTCCCCGGCAAGTTGGTAAATATCGTCGTCATATAG
- the pheT gene encoding phenylalanine--tRNA ligase subunit beta has product MKAPISWLKEHTDIAISPEELAEKLTLAGNEVSGISSTTPAWTGVLTAEVVAVEAHPNADRLRLVTVSTGTSEQPKVVCGAPNVAVGQKVAFAAAGAKLIDGHTGKEMELKPAVIRGVESRGMVLSERELGLSDNHEGILVLPENTPVGAPLADVLGDKVLEVDVTPNRVDCLSIIGLAREAAAVIGFEKIKLTEPFGIKMPDLNYEEKGSPLADELSVEIADAELCPRYTASVVKGIKIGESPDWLKKRLTAVGMRPINNIVDITNYVMLEYGQPLHAFDLSKIAGGKIIVRRAAEGEKFFTLDGEERQLTADTLMIADAEKAVAIGGVMGGANSEVSETTADVVIESANFNPVSIHHTSHRLKLISEASIRFERNINREVPIHALKRATQLILQLCGGQAMTGIIDVFPGKKLRAGIQVSPTRFSTILGSDMTYDRILKALKALGIEWYWETTDETDYSGSETQFLRVYPPWWRTDLSIQEDIIEEVARIIGYDQLPASPLSGEIPKRVGPPIMAFKKLFRMALVGFGFQETLSLSLSSLDALKRTVSDGRLASEPVMLLNPMSSEQECLRTNLRAPLLAAVAANRRYEEGGLRLFEVGRAYHARKGTLPNEPEMVCGIIAGEAEPSGWQQSKRPFDFYDAKGVLETIFSRMNLAYTIEPGSDSGLRPGHQAQLSIGGVNFGVFGEVHPRVAKNFGVEEKAFLFEINLSALMPKVRPGRAYQPLPRYPAVVRDIALVLDSSVTHQRVSEVLSAFPLLKEVSLFDVYSGKQVSEGKKSLAYRLTFQSPTATLTDAEVDRVMADIVSALMSQLGATLRA; this is encoded by the coding sequence ATGAAGGCCCCGATTTCCTGGCTTAAAGAACACACGGATATCGCTATTTCCCCTGAGGAACTGGCGGAGAAGCTGACGCTGGCCGGCAATGAAGTCTCCGGCATCTCATCTACCACGCCTGCCTGGACGGGTGTACTGACCGCCGAGGTGGTAGCCGTGGAGGCTCATCCCAACGCCGACCGGCTGAGACTGGTCACCGTCAGCACCGGGACCTCGGAACAGCCGAAGGTGGTGTGCGGGGCGCCCAATGTTGCCGTCGGCCAGAAGGTGGCTTTCGCCGCTGCCGGCGCCAAACTCATTGACGGTCACACCGGCAAGGAGATGGAACTCAAACCCGCCGTAATCCGCGGCGTTGAATCCCGGGGCATGGTGCTTTCCGAGCGTGAACTGGGATTGTCGGACAACCATGAAGGTATTCTGGTTCTGCCGGAAAACACGCCCGTCGGCGCGCCGCTGGCCGATGTTCTCGGTGATAAGGTCCTGGAAGTTGATGTCACCCCGAACCGCGTTGATTGCCTCTCGATCATCGGCCTGGCCCGGGAAGCCGCCGCCGTCATCGGTTTTGAGAAAATCAAGTTAACTGAACCGTTCGGCATCAAGATGCCGGACCTGAACTATGAAGAAAAAGGCTCGCCGCTCGCCGATGAGCTTTCGGTTGAAATAGCCGATGCCGAATTGTGCCCGCGTTACACCGCGAGCGTTGTAAAAGGAATTAAAATCGGCGAATCGCCGGACTGGCTGAAAAAGCGGCTGACGGCAGTCGGAATGCGGCCGATAAACAATATCGTTGATATCACCAACTACGTCATGCTGGAGTACGGCCAGCCGCTGCATGCCTTCGACCTCTCGAAGATTGCCGGCGGCAAGATCATAGTCCGCCGCGCCGCAGAAGGAGAGAAATTTTTCACCTTGGACGGCGAGGAACGGCAGCTTACCGCCGATACACTGATGATCGCCGATGCTGAAAAAGCCGTGGCTATCGGCGGCGTCATGGGCGGCGCCAACTCCGAGGTATCAGAAACCACCGCCGACGTGGTTATCGAATCTGCCAATTTCAATCCGGTCAGCATCCATCATACGTCTCATCGCCTGAAGCTGATCTCCGAGGCCTCGATTCGCTTCGAACGCAACATTAACCGCGAAGTGCCGATACACGCACTAAAACGGGCGACTCAATTAATACTGCAGCTCTGCGGCGGGCAGGCTATGACCGGGATTATTGATGTCTTCCCGGGGAAGAAGCTCCGTGCCGGAATTCAGGTATCACCCACTCGTTTCAGCACCATTCTCGGCTCCGATATGACCTACGACAGAATACTCAAGGCCTTGAAAGCTCTGGGAATCGAATGGTACTGGGAGACGACTGACGAGACCGATTACAGCGGTTCCGAAACCCAATTCCTGCGGGTTTATCCCCCGTGGTGGCGCACTGACCTGTCAATCCAGGAAGATATCATTGAGGAAGTCGCCCGGATCATCGGTTATGACCAGCTTCCCGCTTCTCCGCTGTCCGGCGAGATTCCCAAACGGGTCGGCCCGCCGATTATGGCCTTTAAGAAGCTGTTCCGCATGGCGCTGGTCGGTTTCGGCTTTCAGGAAACGCTGTCCCTGTCACTGTCCAGCCTCGACGCTCTTAAGCGCACAGTGTCGGACGGCAGGCTCGCCTCGGAGCCGGTGATGTTACTCAATCCCATGTCTTCGGAGCAAGAATGCCTTCGCACCAACCTGAGAGCGCCGCTGCTGGCCGCCGTGGCTGCCAACCGCCGTTATGAAGAGGGCGGCCTTCGGCTGTTCGAGGTGGGCAGGGCTTATCACGCCCGGAAAGGCACGCTGCCGAACGAACCGGAGATGGTCTGCGGCATTATCGCCGGCGAGGCTGAACCCAGCGGCTGGCAGCAGTCCAAAAGACCCTTCGACTTCTACGACGCTAAAGGTGTTTTGGAAACTATTTTCAGCCGCATGAACCTGGCCTACACTATCGAGCCGGGGAGCGACAGCGGGCTGCGGCCCGGTCACCAAGCCCAGCTCTCCATCGGCGGTGTGAATTTCGGCGTCTTCGGCGAAGTGCACCCCAGGGTAGCCAAGAATTTCGGCGTAGAAGAGAAGGCCTTTCTCTTCGAGATCAACCTGTCGGCGCTGATGCCCAAGGTGCGGCCCGGCCGCGCCTACCAGCCACTGCCCAGATATCCGGCGGTGGTCCGGGATATCGCCCTGGTGCTCGATAGCTCGGTTACTCACCAGAGGGTAAGTGAGGTTCTGTCGGCTTTCCCGCTACTTAAAGAGGTCAGCCTGTTCGACGTTTACAGCGGCAAACAGGTTTCAGAGGGCAAGAAGTCGCTGGCCTACCGCCTGACATTCCAGTCGCCGACGGCCACCCTGACCGACGCAGAAGTGGACAGGGTCATGGCCGACATCGTCTCGGCTCTGATGAGCCAGCTGGGGGCGACACTGCGGGCTTAG
- a CDS encoding FAD-dependent oxidoreductase: protein MSKYDVIIIGGGPAGLFAALELARNSTLNVLLLEKGKDIDERSNIVSGLGGAGAFSDGKLTLSSKAGGHLADYVGEAAAEKLIEQVDRIWLDFGAPDKVYGLGEAVAGLERRASLAGLRLVPLPVRHLGTERCPAVLRGIRNRLKERIEIRTSTAAKNIVVRDGEITGVETSDGEIIKARNVVAAPGREGADWLMKQARSLGLSLATNPVDVGVRVELPNAVMDELTSVLYEAKLEYLSKSFDDRIRTFCMCPQGTVVRETTGGEDPVTTVNGQSFASHDSPNTNFALLVSTQFTEPFKEPIAYGKYIARLANILSGGVLVQRLGDLWKGRRSTPERIDRGLVRPTLESATPGDLSFVLPYRHLTGLLEMLEAMDKLSPGVASDHTLLYGVEVKFYSSRPKLTAGFETELPGLFAIGDGAGVSRGLVQASACGVVAARQILKRSDNR from the coding sequence ATGAGTAAATACGATGTCATCATCATTGGCGGCGGGCCGGCCGGGCTCTTCGCCGCGCTCGAACTGGCACGAAACAGCACCCTGAATGTCCTGCTCTTGGAAAAAGGCAAGGACATCGATGAGCGCAGCAATATCGTCTCCGGGCTCGGCGGCGCCGGCGCTTTCTCCGACGGCAAGCTGACTCTATCGTCGAAGGCCGGCGGTCACCTTGCTGACTATGTCGGCGAAGCGGCGGCGGAGAAGCTCATCGAGCAAGTTGACAGGATATGGCTGGATTTCGGCGCGCCGGACAAGGTTTACGGCTTGGGCGAGGCAGTGGCCGGCCTCGAACGGCGGGCATCGCTGGCCGGTCTTCGATTGGTTCCCCTTCCGGTGCGCCATCTGGGCACCGAACGGTGCCCGGCCGTCCTGCGCGGTATCCGAAACCGGCTGAAAGAGCGTATCGAGATACGCACCTCAACCGCAGCCAAGAACATTGTCGTGAGAGACGGGGAAATCACCGGCGTCGAGACATCGGACGGCGAGATAATCAAGGCCAGAAACGTCGTCGCCGCGCCGGGGCGCGAGGGCGCCGACTGGCTGATGAAACAGGCGAGGAGCCTCGGGCTGTCGCTGGCCACCAATCCAGTGGATGTCGGTGTCAGGGTCGAACTGCCCAACGCGGTCATGGACGAACTGACGAGCGTTCTGTATGAGGCCAAGCTGGAATACCTGTCTAAAAGCTTCGACGACCGCATCCGCACCTTCTGCATGTGCCCGCAGGGGACGGTGGTGCGGGAAACCACCGGCGGCGAGGACCCGGTGACCACGGTCAACGGCCAGTCCTTCGCTTCCCATGACAGCCCCAACACCAACTTCGCCCTGCTGGTCTCCACCCAGTTCACCGAACCGTTCAAGGAGCCCATCGCTTACGGCAAGTACATTGCCCGGCTGGCCAACATCTTAAGCGGCGGCGTGCTGGTGCAGCGCTTGGGTGATTTATGGAAAGGCCGCCGCTCGACGCCTGAGCGCATCGACCGCGGCCTGGTGCGCCCCACCCTGGAGTCCGCCACGCCCGGCGACCTGTCGTTCGTCCTGCCATACCGCCATCTGACCGGGCTTTTAGAGATGCTGGAGGCGATGGACAAACTCTCTCCCGGCGTGGCTTCCGACCACACCCTGCTCTATGGTGTGGAAGTGAAGTTCTACTCGTCCCGGCCGAAGCTGACTGCTGGTTTTGAGACGGAACTGCCCGGGCTGTTCGCCATCGGCGACGGGGCGGGGGTGTCACGGGGACTGGTGCAGGCGAGCGCATGCGGGGTAGTGGCGGCGCGGCAGATATTGAAGAGAAGTGATAACCGATAA